From Solea solea chromosome 20, fSolSol10.1, whole genome shotgun sequence, one genomic window encodes:
- the LOC131447057 gene encoding uncharacterized protein LOC131447057 — protein sequence MDAFQKYVLARDKQSEPAHGLPQPGTSSSDPSDAELLAAAAEVDSPSTSRDTPTAVVPSSSLSSSEQPLEGPRPLPMAPQKPASGKELLPVSWRQTLPEEQQEWVGRALFKREPSSGKVVLTTPLKLWWHPPGPRPLYTQLPANAHAFFQRPFFLWMPYRMWAYRLKCPADGRKLMDAGLYKTVRRVLDMSGWYFMATENLECPACHKKIVSWSRDILDQLDVTHRNEFPAVLTYKLSCDMAVIRMLKERTLANGVARVRAFLVEHHSREWMARTIQYLSVLDKLMAPGAAPKEGVLPELVKVPGLAWFRWVYVLDAMTRLDTTKAKVTSIFGDILKMDSTKKITKKLAGAAACSAAWMANVGNEYGQVLVSVLTAAEGDGLANMATGLMRRYREAGKAPPKVMYVDRDCCAAVGTSSVHHMFHEWHELVVRLDVWHLMRRFARGVTTDSHQLYGLFMARLSFAIFEWDAGDVARLREAKQSMEGKDAHIKLSAKELARHCRRRTRGAVETERLLQEVLDAFWDMMDIMGVPLIDRARMEEIWSTQRRHLHCIQDPEGVELYAQTGELTKGGVKLPVYRCARGSTSLESFHLHQCRFIPGTSASDLHFQVYLLEGLMRWNENRGRAAVQGGQRSALRCYGAQQQHTFNRLAQRVKGLKPVVDYTQPREYTGELLGVEYLYSQSGAVLQQCPNAPEGTDEGEDDDDDDGGTLTDEGFEEEEPEEPEEICLLAHHDALLQEPHSVPVREASSSQLGPPPPPLPPEDDSMEVQQAEEEDEDIVGPDGHPGYHQVVALAHGLVELRHHAFVTARQSREVVALWEKLTERDKAPVTFPRRHQDKLVQGRFKTSNRHAHTPGVESVKRVVLGQGAGAAQSPKASRLVEAIMLELCRIHTQDIRTIAGVCINRWAAIMRDYKQIRYNVVHCPALMACTRIQLYDVNQWTLSMWHNQRSKAMTRDTLTISVPGPSAPQTAAEPLPAPRTLLQDPQQPDQPFEHHLPADASGLAVTIRGPLAPELFDLIVDHQSATTSSASAPPADTTTTSSSVDTTTISSADITTTTSPASTTATAPTVAPATIVPAIPRSTAWRRRVHAEMERRAQELGNFAKPYKKVPQFICRRCGQPKTKQYGHSRYKRGTFCAQADGGTVEQWLSAMKDREREEAAAAAAAATAAATAAPAKTTPNRTIFPAP from the exons ATGGATGCCTTCCAGAAGTATGTGCTGGCCCGGGACAAACAATCAGAGCCAGCACACGGACTCCCACAGCCAG GCACCTCCTCCTCCGACCCATCTGACGCTGAGTTACTTGCCGCTGCCGCCGAGGTCGACTCTCCCA GCACGTCCAGGGACACCCCAACAGCTGTGgtcccctcttcctctctctcctcctccgagCAGCCACTGGAAGGGCCAAGGCCATTACCGATGGCGCCTCAGAAACCTGCCTCTGGCAAAGAG ctgcttCCCGTCAGCTGGAGGCAGACGCTGccagaagagcagcaggagtGGGTGGGCCGGGCGCTGTTCAAGAGGGAACCCAGCAGCGGGAAGGTGGTCCTCACCACGCCGCTCAAACTGTGGTGGCACCCTCCTGGCCCCCGGCCCCTCTACACACAGCTCCCCGCCAATGCTCACGCCTTCTTCCAGCGCCCCTTCTTTCTGTGGATGCCCTATCGGATGTGGGCATATCGTCTGAAGTGCCCTGCCGATGGGCGGAAACTGATGGACGCTGGACTGTACAAGACCGTCCGGAGGGTCTTGGACATGAGCGGGTGGTACTTCATGGCCACAGAGAACCTTGAGTGCCCCGCCTGTCACAAGAAGATTGTGAGCTGGTCACGGGACATCTTAGACCAGCTGGACGTCACGCACCGCAATGAGTTTCCAGCTGTTCTCACGTACAA GTTGTCCTGTGACATGGCGGTGATCAGGATGTTGAAGGAGCGCACCCTGGCCAACGGTGTGGCTCGCGTCCGTGCCTTCCTGGTGGAGCATCACTCCAGGGAGTGGATGGCGCGGACGATCCAGTACCTCTCCGTGCTTGACAAGCTAATGGCACCTGGAGCGGCACCAAAAGAGGGGGTGCTCCCAGAGCTCGTGAAGGTGCCCGGACTCGCCTGGTTCAGGTGGGTGTACGTCCTGGATGCCATGACCAGGCTGGACACGACCAAGGCTAAGGTGACGTCCATTTTTGGTGACATACTTAAGATGGACTCCACCAAGAAG ATCACCAAAAAGCTTGCAGGCGCTGCCGCCTGCTCGGCCGCCTGGATGGCCAACGTTGGCAACGAGTACGGGCAGGTACTCGTGTCCGTCCTCACGGCAGCCGAGGGGGACGGACTGGCCAACATGGCGACCGGCCTGATGCGGCGGTACCGCGAAGCCGGAAAGGCCCCTCCAAAGGTCATGTACGTGGACCGGGACTGCTGTGCCGCCGTGGGTACGTCATCAGTACACCACATGTTCCACGAGTGGCACGAGCTGGTGGTCAGGCTCGACGTGTGGCACCTCATGCGACGCTTTGCGAGGggtgtcaccacagacagcCACCAGCTCTACGGCCTCTTCATGGCGAGGCTGTCCTTTGCCATCTTCGAGTGGGACGCCGGAGACGTCGCCCGCCTGAGAGAGGCCAAGCAGTCCATGGAGGGGAAGGACGCCCACATCAAGCTGTCCGCCAAGGAGCTCGCTCGGCATTGTCGACGCCGTACGAGGGGTGCGGTGGAGACAGAGCGGCTCCTCCAGGAGGTGCTGGACGCCTTCTGGGACATGATGGACATCATGGGCGTCCCGTTGATCGACCGCGCCCGCATGGAGGAGATCTGGAGCACACAGCGCCGCCACCTCCACTGCATCCAGGACCCGGAGGGGGTGGAGCTGTACGCCCAGACAGGTGAGCTCACCAAGGGCGGTGTTAAGCTCCCCGTCTACCGGTGCGCACGTGGCTCTACTTCCCTCGAGTCCTTCCACCTGCACCAGTGCCGCTTCATTCCag GTACATCTGCAAGTGACTTACACTTCCAGGTGTACCTGCTAGAGGGCCTGATGCGGTGGAATGAAAACCGCGGACGAGCGGCAGTCCAGGGAGGTCAGCGATCGGCGCTGCGGTGCTACGGtgcccagcagcagcacacgtTCAACCGGCTGGCCCAGCGGGTCAAGGGGCTCAAGCCGGTTGTCGACTACACCCAGCCCAGGGAGTACACAG GGGAACTCTTGGGGGTAGAGTATTTGTACTCCCAGTCGGGCGCTGTGCTGCAGCAGTGTCCCAACGCTCCGGAAGGGACCGACGAGGGcgaggacgacgacgacgacgatggcGGCACACTGACCGACGAGggctttgaggaggaggagccggaGGAGCCGGAGGAGATCTGTCTCCTGGCCCATCACGACGCTCTCCTCCAGGAGCCCCACAGTGTGCCTGTGCGTGAGGCCTCGTCATCCCAGTTGGgacctcccccaccccccctacCCCCCGAGGACGACAGTATGGAGGTGCagcaggctgaggaggaggatgaa GACATCGTTGGGCCAGACGGTCACCCCGGTTACCATCAAGTGGTGGCCCTGGCCCACGGCCTCGTGGAGCTGCGTCACCACGCCTTTGTCACCGCTCGTCAGTCCAGGGAGGTTGTCGCTCTCTGGGAGAAGCTGACTGAGAGGGACAAGGCACCGGTGACCTTCCCCCGCCGCCACCAAGACAAGCTGGTCCAAGGTCGATTCAAGACCAGCAACCGGCACGCTCACACGCCAGGAGTGGAGAGTGTGAAGCG tgtcGTCCTGGGTCAGGGCGCAGGAGCGGCACAGTCTCCTAAAGCCAGCAGGCTTGTTGAAGCCATCATGCTGGAGCTGTGCCGCATTCACACCCAGGACATCAGGACGATCGCCGGGGTCTGCATCAACCGCTGGGCTGCCATCATGAGGGACTATAAGCAGATCCGGTACAACGTGGTCCACTGTCCTGCCCTCATGGCGTGCACCCGCATCCAGCTGTATGATGTCAATCAGTGGACCCTGTCGATGTG GCACAATCAGAGGAGCAAGGCGATGACGAGGGACACCCTCACCATCTCAGTTCCGGGGCCCAGCGCTCCCCAGACCGCAGCGGAGCCCCTGCCTGCCCCACGGACTCTGCTGCAGGACCCCCAACAGCCAGACCAGCCCTTTGAGCACCACCTGCCCGCGGATGCCTCGGGCCTGGCTGTCACTATCAGAGGGCCGCTGGCCCCGGAACTGTTTGACCTCATCGTCGACCACCAGAGTGCCACCACCTCCTCAGCGTCAGCCCCACCAGcagacaccaccaccacctcctcctcagtggACACCACCACCATTTCCTCAGCggacatcaccaccaccacctccccaGCTTCGACAACAGCCACTGCTCCAACTGTCGCTCCAGCCACCATCGTTCCAGCCATTCCCCGCTCTACTGCCTGGAGGCGCCGGGTACACGCTGAGATGGAGCGTCGTGCCCAGGAGCTAGGGAACTTTGCAAAGCCCTACAAGAAGGTTCCCCAGTTCATCTGCAGGCGCTGTGGCCAGCCAAAGACCAAGCAGTATGGCCACAGCCGCTACAAACGGGGGACCTTCTGTGCCCAGGCTGACGGGGGGACTGTGGAGCAGTGGCTGTCGGCAATGAAGGACAGAGAGCGCGAGGaggctgccgccgccgccgctgctgctactgctgctgccaccgcCGCCCCCGCCAAAACCACCCCTAACCGCACCATATTCCCAGCACCCTAg